The DNA window GTGGAGCTCGTTCCCGGCAGCATTAGAACGACATTGTGTTCGTTGGGCGTCGAGTCGCCGTAAACCCGCCAGGCGACTTTCGCATCGCGCAGGATCTCGCCGGATTCCAGGCGTATATCTCCGAGACCGGTCTGCCCGTCACGCGTGGCGATGCAAGCCTGCGCCGTCATTGATTCCTCCCTTGGCCATCTGTCTGCATGGACAGATGCGTCCGACTTGCCACCATTGAAATTCCAACTATCATGTGGATCAATGGGTATGACATGAAAGATTGTTCTGAAATCTCGAACGTTGAGCTGCGCCATCTTCGACTGTTTGTCGCGGTCGCAGAAACCGGAGGTTTCTCGTCCGCGGGTGAACGCGAGAACGTCGGCACCTCGACGGTATCGGAAGCCGTGCAACGACTGGAACGGCATACGGGCGTCCGCTTGTTCCATCGGACTTCCCGACGCGTGGAGCTGACGGAAGAGGGGCGGCTGTTCCTGAAGGAGATCCGCCACGTCCTGCAGGACTTTGACGGATCGGTCGTTCGAATGCGGGAGATTGCCGGATTGGAGCGCGGCCGGGTCTCGATTGCCGGCTCCCCGGCGGTCATTTCCTGCCTGCTGCCGCCGATTATCACGGAATTCAGGCGCCACCATCCGGGTGTCCAGATCAGCCTGAGGGACGACGGCGCGGAAGGCGTAGCCCGGCGGGTCGCGTCCGGCGAGGTCGATTTCGGGATCGCCGGCCAATGGGGGCCAAGCCCGGACCTGTCGTTTGCCCCCCTTTTCTACGACATGTTCGGCGTGGTCTGTGCGTCGGGAAGCGCAATCGCGAAAGGCGAGGCCAGCGTTCCCTGGTCACGGCTTGCGGACGAGCCTTTTATCGGTCTTGCCGTCGATACTGGCGTTCATGCCCTGCTCAGGCGAGACCAGCCGGCTGCGCTGCTTCCGGAAAATCCTTCAATTGTTGTGTCAAATACGCTCACCCTGTTGTCGATGGTCGCCGAAGGGCTGGGGATCACAGTCCTGCCGGACCTGGGGACCCGCCTGAACTTGGGTCACAAGCTTGCATTCGTACCCCTGGTAGGCCCGGAAATCTGGCGCTGCATGCACGTAATTACGCCGAAATCCCGGTTTCTGGCTCCAGCCGCGACGGCCTTCCTGAGCCTTCTGGAACGACGTCTGCCGGACGTTCTCCCCGAAGGACTGATCCGGCTAGCGTAGTCGGATTTAAAGCTCGGAAAGGAAAATGCCATGCGGGTTGATCGGAGGTCGGTGGAACCCGCGGGCTGCCCCGGCTCCTCTTTTCCGGACAAGTCAAATACCGCGCAACTTGTGGCTGTTTCATTAGCGTTCTGTATGTACGTGCTTTTTTGCAATCGAGTTTAGTTCACTGGACGGGTCTGGCCCGTGGCATTCCATGCGACCGAACAAGCCGTAAATAGTCGACGAAGCAGAAGGTTTTCGAATTTAAGAAATGGTTCGCGCTGCGTAGCCGAAAGCGATATTGTTTGTATTTTCCGCTCATTGAAATGTAGCAGGCGGGAACAATTTTGACATAACGGATCAGAAAATTGAACGCGCTTCGAAACATCGATCTCAATCTCCTTGTCGTATTTGAAGCCATCTATTCCTCCGGAAACATCACCTCCGCGGCGCGTAAACTCGGTGTCAGCCAGCCGACAATTTCCAATTCACTGGCCCGGTTGCGGGACAGTATCGGCGACCCTCTGTTCGTCCGCGAGGGGCGCGGCATAAAACCGACCGCACGGGCGGTGCAGCTGATCGAGTCTGTTCGCCAGGCGCTTTATCTTATCGAAGGCGGTATTGCGCGCGCGGAGAGTTTCGATCCTTCTGTCGACAAGAGCCACTTCAGAATTGCAATGCTGGACCTGATCGAGCCGATTATCATGCCGGCCCTGATGCGTGACGTACAGGCCAGCGGCAACATATCGTTTGAGATCATTCCGGCTGCCGACGGCAAAATGCTGAAGCAGAAACTGAACGACGGATCGATCGAACTTATCGTCGCCGACTATCAGCCCCATATCAACGATACGGCCTGCGAGCCCCTGGGCCCCGTCGAAGCCGTGATGATCGCCCGGAAGGGACACCCGAAGATCGATGGTGAAATTACCAAGGAGATGTTCTCCGCGCTTGGCCATGTCGCTATTTATTCGGATGTCTGGGGGCGCGCACGTATGGTGGAGGTTCTGGAACGTCTGAACTTGCGCCGCAACATTGTTTATACGGTCACCAGATTCTGGTCGTTTCCGAACATTGTCGCGACCACGGATCTTGTCGCTATAGTTCCGGCGAAATTCGCCAAGGCCATGGAAGAATTTTATCCACTTCAGACCCTGCATTTGCCATTCTCGGTTCCGGACGAACAGACGTTCTACATGACCTGGAAAAGCGGCAATACCGACAAGCCTCACCACATTTGGCTGAGGAAAACCATGGCCGCCATCTATTCCGGATCCGAAACCGGACGGCCTGTGTCAGACTAGAGAGCATCCGGCGTTTTGCGGGCATGCCATCAGCCTTGTGGCCTTCCAGAAATGCCATGCCCCCCAGATTCCTGCCAGATTGAAGACGACGAGCGCATAGGCCAAGGATCGGTTCCCGACATCCGGAACCAACATGTCACTCACAATCCCGACCAGCGCGGGGCCTAACCCCAATCCGATCATGTTGAATGCAAACAGGTAAACGACTGTCGCCATCGGGCGCATTTCATTGTCGAGACGATTATGAACGAGCGCAAATGTCGGTGCGAACATCGTATTTGCGAAGAATGTGGCGACCGCCAACGCGCCAAGGGCCAAGACTGTGTTGTCCGCCAGCAGGAATGTCATTGCAAACGGCTTCGCCGCCAGAAGAGCGAAAATAACGACATGGATCCGCCGACGCGGATCCGACGCGCCCAAATAATCCGCGAATCTGCCTGTCAGAACACTGCCCACCGTAGCGATAATGCCGACGGTACAAGCCATATATATGCCTGTCTGCGCCTGGTTCAGCCCATGAAAGCGGATGATATAGGCGGCATACCAAGTCAGGGCGCCAAAGGTTACGATCCCTGAAATTCCAAATCCGACGAAGATGTGAAACAGGACCCTGTCCGTCCAAATCCGCTTCACGGTCGAGGTAAAGAGAGATTTCATGACATCCGGATCCGCTGAGGTTCCTCCCCTTTCCGGTTCCCTGGTGGTAAACCGCAGGACGACGGCGAGAATGATGCCCGGTAAGCCAGCGGCAACGAAGGTCCAACGCCAACCGTAAGCTTGTCCGACCACGCCGCCTATCAGAAAGGCAAACAGAATCCCGATTGTCGCGCCTGACATGTAGATCCCCATTGCGGTCGTTCGGCGATCCTCGGGATAGAGATCCGAAATGATGGCTTGCGAAGGCCCTATGGCGCCGGCCTCCCCGACGCCGACACCCATGCGCAACAGCGC is part of the uncultured Roseibium sp. genome and encodes:
- a CDS encoding LysR family transcriptional regulator, whose amino-acid sequence is MKDCSEISNVELRHLRLFVAVAETGGFSSAGERENVGTSTVSEAVQRLERHTGVRLFHRTSRRVELTEEGRLFLKEIRHVLQDFDGSVVRMREIAGLERGRVSIAGSPAVISCLLPPIITEFRRHHPGVQISLRDDGAEGVARRVASGEVDFGIAGQWGPSPDLSFAPLFYDMFGVVCASGSAIAKGEASVPWSRLADEPFIGLAVDTGVHALLRRDQPAALLPENPSIVVSNTLTLLSMVAEGLGITVLPDLGTRLNLGHKLAFVPLVGPEIWRCMHVITPKSRFLAPAATAFLSLLERRLPDVLPEGLIRLA
- a CDS encoding LysR family transcriptional regulator — its product is MNALRNIDLNLLVVFEAIYSSGNITSAARKLGVSQPTISNSLARLRDSIGDPLFVREGRGIKPTARAVQLIESVRQALYLIEGGIARAESFDPSVDKSHFRIAMLDLIEPIIMPALMRDVQASGNISFEIIPAADGKMLKQKLNDGSIELIVADYQPHINDTACEPLGPVEAVMIARKGHPKIDGEITKEMFSALGHVAIYSDVWGRARMVEVLERLNLRRNIVYTVTRFWSFPNIVATTDLVAIVPAKFAKAMEEFYPLQTLHLPFSVPDEQTFYMTWKSGNTDKPHHIWLRKTMAAIYSGSETGRPVSD
- a CDS encoding MFS transporter encodes the protein MADDTVPGSGHPAEMTHEAKSSGIQTRQSPTYVLMVLTAILAVNQLDRHILNISLDAIGREFSLSDAQLGLLSGLLFAAVYVLFGFPAAKLAASFNRRNIVAVSALVWSSLTIATGTAQSFAQLALLRMGVGVGEAGAIGPSQAIISDLYPEDRRTTAMGIYMSGATIGILFAFLIGGVVGQAYGWRWTFVAAGLPGIILAVVLRFTTREPERGGTSADPDVMKSLFTSTVKRIWTDRVLFHIFVGFGISGIVTFGALTWYAAYIIRFHGLNQAQTGIYMACTVGIIATVGSVLTGRFADYLGASDPRRRIHVVIFALLAAKPFAMTFLLADNTVLALGALAVATFFANTMFAPTFALVHNRLDNEMRPMATVVYLFAFNMIGLGLGPALVGIVSDMLVPDVGNRSLAYALVVFNLAGIWGAWHFWKATRLMACPQNAGCSLV